One window of Papaver somniferum cultivar HN1 chromosome 9, ASM357369v1, whole genome shotgun sequence genomic DNA carries:
- the LOC113311419 gene encoding uncharacterized protein LOC113311419, which yields MASSKLSYDSDSSSSGSESDGDDSLYVFQSFRKKQRFGDNLDGTTAMKKSTGIITSIVPAMVATTMINVKGPHGGSVLGRRYIERDRKVRHNLIIKDYFSGGESKYPPSYFRRRYRLDIDLFKRILHGIHDHDDYFTQKVDAAKKYGLSPLQKMMALVKMLAYGCPTDSVDEYIQIGESTAIECLKRFCDAIIGVFEEQYLRKPNEDDIKKLFKEGEDRGFPEMLGILDCMHWPWRNCPVA from the coding sequence ATGGCATCATCAAAACTTTCATACGACAGTGATAGTTCGTCTTCTGGTAGTGAATCAGATGGGGATGATTCATTATATGTTTTCCAGAGCTTTAGAAAGAAACAACGGTTTGGCGACAACTTAGACGGTACTACTGCAATGAAGAAATCAACTGGAATTATCACCTCTATTGTTCCAGCCATGGTTGCAACTACGATGATAAACGTCAAGGGGCCTCATGGTGGATCAGTTTTGGGTAGAAGATACATTGAACGTGATAGAAAGGTTCGTCATAATTTGATTATCAAAGATTATTTCAGTGGCGGGGAGTCGAAATATCCACCAAGTTATTTTCGTCGTCGCTATCGGTTGGATATTGATCTATTCAAGCGTATTTTACATGGAATTCATGACCATGACGACTACTTTACACAAAAGGTTGATGCTGCTAAGAAGTATGGGTTGAGTCCTCTGCAAAAGATGATGGCCTTAGTGAAAATGCTTGCATATGGTTGTCCAACTGATTCTGTTGATGAGTACATTCAGATTGGTGAAAGTACGGCAATTGAATGCCTGAAACGCTTTTGTGATGCTATAATTGGTGTTTTCGAGGAGCAATACTTGAGAAAACCAAATGAAGATGACATCAAAAAGTTGTTTAAAGAAGGAGAAGATCGTGGTTTTCCCGAAATGCTCGGAATTCTTGATTGTATGCATTGGCCTTGGAGGAATTGCCCTGTGGCATGA
- the LOC113311418 gene encoding uncharacterized protein LOC113311418 → MSIECQQDENVHVPATSPDPAAVGPFSSTAEQPYGVGYSFQSHMNAPFPPFETQSLRTSVAKKKGKGKNPSPIQSSNPPSRLWTTAEDIALTKAYLYVSVDSIVGKDQTSERMWSRILGAWRDNMGTYDESRKANDLSCRWGLIQAVVTKFHASYESVERAPKSGVSIQNVKILSGVHFNSLGLGLQRNKKKTGESLADSLAQTSLTSSLPDGVTDVDNENIDAGQGVARPPGKNTSKAKLQKAHEQKNIAGILSSFQTTVEKQHLLNQQELELKKEKDKKDHELMELLMKKELELKEKDQQLKEEAQRQKQKLGKRKECERIMTTDLTPLQPAIRKAYEQMQAKIISCFLRLS, encoded by the exons ATGTCGATCGAGTGTCAACAAGATGAAAATGTTCATGTTCCTGCAACTTCTCCGGATCCGGCTGCTGT TGGTCCGTTTTCATCGACTGCTGAACAACCATATGGGGTTGGGTATTCCTTCCAAAGTCATATGAATGCCCCATTCCCCCCTTTCGAAACTCAATCGTTAAGAACTTCAGTAGCaaagaagaaaggaaagggaAAGAATCCTTCACCAATCCAATCTTCCAATCCTCCTAGTCGACTTTGGACGACAGCTGAAGACATCGCACTGACAAAGGCTTATCTCTACGTCTCCGTCGATTCGATTGTAGGGAAGGATCAGACCAGTGAAAGGATGTGGAGTCGTATTTTGGGTGCTTGGAGGGACAACATGGGCACTTACGATGAGTCTCGGAAAGCCAATGACTTATCATGCCGTTGGGGTCTGATCCAAGCTGTTGTAACCAAGTTTCATGCTTCATATGAATCTGTAGAGAGAGCTCCAAAAAGTGGAGTCTCGATTCAGAACGTG aaaatcctaagtggTGTTCACTTCAACTCACTAGGACTGGGACttcaaagaaacaaaaagaagacTGGTGAAAGTCTTGCTGATAGTTTAGCACAGACATCACTTACTTCTTCACTGCCAGATGGTGTCACGGATGTGGATAATGAGAACATTGATGCCGGACAAGGAGTTGCTCGACCTCCGGGTAAAAACACTAGCAAAGCTAAACTCCAAAAAGCGCATGAACAGAAGAATATTGCAGGCATACTGAGTAGTTTCCAGACTACAGTTGAAAAGCAACACTTGCTTAATCAACAAGAACTGGAATTGAAGAAAGAAAAGGATAAAAAAGACCATGAACTGATGGAGCTATTGATGAAAAAGGAATTGGAACTGAAAGAAAAGGATCAACAATTAAAGGAAGAAGCTCAAAGGCAGAAACAAAAATTAGGGAAGCGAAAGGAATGCGAGCGCATTATGACAACTGATCTTACTCCTCTTCAACCCGCCATACGGAAGGCTTATGAACAAATGCAGGCGAAAATTATAAGTTGTTTCCTTAGATTGAGTTAG